A stretch of the Bos indicus isolate NIAB-ARS_2022 breed Sahiwal x Tharparkar chromosome 13, NIAB-ARS_B.indTharparkar_mat_pri_1.0, whole genome shotgun sequence genome encodes the following:
- the CDC25B gene encoding M-phase inducer phosphatase 2 isoform X7, translating into MDSPSPMDPNMAEQTFEQAIQAASRVIQNEQFAIRRFQSLPGRLLGHSPVLRNITNSQASGTWRKTEACDQAAHGSGEDKENDGFVFKMPGKLKHPSHSRALGEWASRREAFAQRPSSAPDLMCLTPERKMEVEELIPLARCQFSVTPSTGAVEEDDGFVDILETDLKENDVVPPGMESLISAPLVKTSEKEEEQDLIMYSKCQRLFRSPSMPCGVIRPILKRLERPQDRDLPVQNKRKRSVTPPEEELQEAEEPKARILRSKSLCHDEIENILDSDHRELIGDYSKAFLLQTVDGKHQDLKYISPETVVALLTGKFSHIVEKFVIVDCRYPYEYEGGHIKTAVNLPLERDAETFLLQSPITPCSLDKRIILIFHCEFSSERGPRMCRFIRERDRASNDYPSLYYPEMYILKGGYKDFFPQHPTFCEPQDYRPMNHEDFKDEMKTFRLKTRSWAGERSRRELCSRLQDQ; encoded by the exons ATGGACTCTCCCAGCCCTATGGACCCCAACATGGCAGAGCAGAC GTTTGAACAGGCCATCCAGGCAGCCAGCCGAGTTATTCAAAA TGAGCAGTTTGCCATCCGACGTTTCCAGTCCTTGCCG GGGAGGCTTCTGGGCCACAGTCCTGTGCTACggaacatcaccaactcccaagcgTCTGGCACCTGGAGGAAGACTGAGGCGTGTGACCAAGCTGCCCACGGCTCTGGGGAGGACAAAGAGAAT GATGGATTTGTCTTCAAGATGCCAGGGAAACTCAAACATCCCAGCCACTCCCGTGCTCTTGGGGAGTGGGCCAGCCGCAGAGAAGCCTTTGCCCAGAGGCCAAGCTCGGCTCCCGACCTGATG TGTCTCACCCCTGAGCGGAAGATGGAAGTCGAGGAACTGATCCCCCTGGCCCGATGCCAGTTCTCCGTGACCCCCTCCACAGGGGCTGTTGAGGAAGACGATGGATTCGTGGATATCCTGGAGACGGACTTAAAG GAAAATGATGTAGTCCCCCCAGGCATGGAGAGCCTCATTAGTGCCCCACTGGTCAAGAcctcagaaaaggaagaggaacag GACCTCATCATGTACAGCAAGTGCCAGCGGCTCTTCCGCTCTCCGTCCATGCCCTGCGGTGTGATCCGGCCCATCCTCAAGAGGCTGGAGCGCCCGCAGGACCGGGATCTGCCTGTACAGAACAAGCGGAAAAGGAGCGTGACTCCTCCAGAGGAGGAACTGCAGGAAGCTGAGGAACCC AAAGCCCGCATTCTCCGCTCAAAGTCTCTGTGTCATGATGAGATTGAGAATATCCTGGACAGTGACCACCGAGAACTGATCGGGGATTACTCCAAG GCCTTCCTCCTACAGACTGTGGATGGAAAGCACCAAGACCTCAAGTACATCTCACCAGAAACG GTGGTGGCTCTGCTGACAGGCAAGTTCAGCCACATCGTGGAGAAGTTTGTGATTGTTGACTGCAGATACCCCTATGAGTATGAAGGCGGGCACATCAAG ACTGCTGTGAACCTGCCTCTGGAACGGGATGCCGAGACCTTCCTGCTACAGAGCCCCATCACACCCTGCAGCCTGGATAAGAGAATCATCCTCATTTTCCACTGTGAATTTTCATCTGAGCGGGGCCCCCGCAT GTGCCGTTTCATCAGGGAACGAGACAGAGCCTCCAACGACTACCCCAGCCTCTACTATCCTGAGATGTATATCCTCAAAGGCGGCTACAAGGACTTCTTCCCACAGCACCCG ACCTTCTGTGAGCCTCAAGACTACCGGCCCATGAACCATGAGGACTTCAAGGATGAAATGAAGACCTTCCGCCTCAAGACACGCAGCTGGGCTGGCGAGCGGAGCCGGCGAGAGCTTTGCAGCCGCCTGCAGGACCAGTGA
- the CDC25B gene encoding M-phase inducer phosphatase 2 isoform X5 — MELPQPESVAGSALSPAGMRGGAQRPGHLPGLGLGAHGLLGSPERAAASSPVTTLTQTMHHLAGLGSETPKSQVGSLLTCLSLSRRASESSLSSESSESSDAGLCMDSPSPMDPNMAEQTFEQAIQAASRVIQNEQFAIRRFQSLPGRLLGHSPVLRNITNSQASGTWRKTEACDQAAHGSGEDKENDGFVFKMPGKLKHPSHSRALGEWASRREAFAQRPSSAPDLMCLTPERKMEVEELIPLARCQFSVTPSTGAVEEDDGFVDILETDLKENDVVPPGMESLISAPLVKTSEKEEEQDLIMYSKCQRLFRSPSMPCGVIRPILKRLERPQDRDLPVQNKRKRSVTPPEEELQEAEEPAFLLQTVDGKHQDLKYISPETTAVNLPLERDAETFLLQSPITPCSLDKRIILIFHCEFSSERGPRMCRFIRERDRASNDYPSLYYPEMYILKGGYKDFFPQHPTFCEPQDYRPMNHEDFKDEMKTFRLKTRSWAGERSRRELCSRLQDQ, encoded by the exons ATGGAGCTGCCCCAGCCGGAGTCCGTGGCAGGCTCGGCTCTCAGTCCGGCCGGCATGCGCGGTGGCGCCCAGCGTCCTGGCCACCTCCCGGGCCTCGGGCTGGGGGCTCATGGCCTCCTGGGGTCCCCGGAGCGCGCGGCCGCTTCCTCTCCGGTCACCACCCTCACCCAGACTATGCACCACCTCGCTGGGCTCGGCAG CGAGACCCCAAAGAGTCAGGTAGGCAGCCTGCTCACATGCCTATCCCTGTCCCGTCGGGCGTCTGAATCCTCCCTGTCGTCTGAGTCCTCTGAATCTTCTGATGCAG gTCTGTGCATGGACTCTCCCAGCCCTATGGACCCCAACATGGCAGAGCAGAC GTTTGAACAGGCCATCCAGGCAGCCAGCCGAGTTATTCAAAA TGAGCAGTTTGCCATCCGACGTTTCCAGTCCTTGCCG GGGAGGCTTCTGGGCCACAGTCCTGTGCTACggaacatcaccaactcccaagcgTCTGGCACCTGGAGGAAGACTGAGGCGTGTGACCAAGCTGCCCACGGCTCTGGGGAGGACAAAGAGAAT GATGGATTTGTCTTCAAGATGCCAGGGAAACTCAAACATCCCAGCCACTCCCGTGCTCTTGGGGAGTGGGCCAGCCGCAGAGAAGCCTTTGCCCAGAGGCCAAGCTCGGCTCCCGACCTGATG TGTCTCACCCCTGAGCGGAAGATGGAAGTCGAGGAACTGATCCCCCTGGCCCGATGCCAGTTCTCCGTGACCCCCTCCACAGGGGCTGTTGAGGAAGACGATGGATTCGTGGATATCCTGGAGACGGACTTAAAG GAAAATGATGTAGTCCCCCCAGGCATGGAGAGCCTCATTAGTGCCCCACTGGTCAAGAcctcagaaaaggaagaggaacag GACCTCATCATGTACAGCAAGTGCCAGCGGCTCTTCCGCTCTCCGTCCATGCCCTGCGGTGTGATCCGGCCCATCCTCAAGAGGCTGGAGCGCCCGCAGGACCGGGATCTGCCTGTACAGAACAAGCGGAAAAGGAGCGTGACTCCTCCAGAGGAGGAACTGCAGGAAGCTGAGGAACCC GCCTTCCTCCTACAGACTGTGGATGGAAAGCACCAAGACCTCAAGTACATCTCACCAGAAACG ACTGCTGTGAACCTGCCTCTGGAACGGGATGCCGAGACCTTCCTGCTACAGAGCCCCATCACACCCTGCAGCCTGGATAAGAGAATCATCCTCATTTTCCACTGTGAATTTTCATCTGAGCGGGGCCCCCGCAT GTGCCGTTTCATCAGGGAACGAGACAGAGCCTCCAACGACTACCCCAGCCTCTACTATCCTGAGATGTATATCCTCAAAGGCGGCTACAAGGACTTCTTCCCACAGCACCCG ACCTTCTGTGAGCCTCAAGACTACCGGCCCATGAACCATGAGGACTTCAAGGATGAAATGAAGACCTTCCGCCTCAAGACACGCAGCTGGGCTGGCGAGCGGAGCCGGCGAGAGCTTTGCAGCCGCCTGCAGGACCAGTGA
- the CDC25B gene encoding M-phase inducer phosphatase 2 isoform X2 — protein sequence MELPQPESVAGSALSPAGMRGGAQRPGHLPGLGLGAHGLLGSPERAAASSPVTTLTQTMHHLAGLGSETPKSQVGSLLTCLSLSRRASESSLSSESSESSDAGLCMDSPSPMDPNMAEQTFEQAIQAASRVIQNEQFAIRRFQSLPGRLLGHSPVLRNITNSQASGTWRKTEACDQAAHGSGEDKENDGFVFKMPGKLKHPSHSRALGEWASRREAFAQRPSSAPDLMCLTPERKMEVEELIPLARCQFSVTPSTGAVEEDDGFVDILETDLKENDVVPPGMESLISAPLVKTSEKEEEQDLIMYSKCQRLFRSPSMPCGVIRPILKRLERPQDRDLPVQNKRKRSVTPPEEELQEAEEPAFLLQTVDGKHQDLKYISPETVVALLTGKFSHIVEKFVIVDCRYPYEYEGGHIKTAVNLPLERDAETFLLQSPITPCSLDKRIILIFHCEFSSERGPRMCRFIRERDRASNDYPSLYYPEMYILKGGYKDFFPQHPTFCEPQDYRPMNHEDFKDEMKTFRLKTRSWAGERSRRELCSRLQDQ from the exons ATGGAGCTGCCCCAGCCGGAGTCCGTGGCAGGCTCGGCTCTCAGTCCGGCCGGCATGCGCGGTGGCGCCCAGCGTCCTGGCCACCTCCCGGGCCTCGGGCTGGGGGCTCATGGCCTCCTGGGGTCCCCGGAGCGCGCGGCCGCTTCCTCTCCGGTCACCACCCTCACCCAGACTATGCACCACCTCGCTGGGCTCGGCAG CGAGACCCCAAAGAGTCAGGTAGGCAGCCTGCTCACATGCCTATCCCTGTCCCGTCGGGCGTCTGAATCCTCCCTGTCGTCTGAGTCCTCTGAATCTTCTGATGCAG gTCTGTGCATGGACTCTCCCAGCCCTATGGACCCCAACATGGCAGAGCAGAC GTTTGAACAGGCCATCCAGGCAGCCAGCCGAGTTATTCAAAA TGAGCAGTTTGCCATCCGACGTTTCCAGTCCTTGCCG GGGAGGCTTCTGGGCCACAGTCCTGTGCTACggaacatcaccaactcccaagcgTCTGGCACCTGGAGGAAGACTGAGGCGTGTGACCAAGCTGCCCACGGCTCTGGGGAGGACAAAGAGAAT GATGGATTTGTCTTCAAGATGCCAGGGAAACTCAAACATCCCAGCCACTCCCGTGCTCTTGGGGAGTGGGCCAGCCGCAGAGAAGCCTTTGCCCAGAGGCCAAGCTCGGCTCCCGACCTGATG TGTCTCACCCCTGAGCGGAAGATGGAAGTCGAGGAACTGATCCCCCTGGCCCGATGCCAGTTCTCCGTGACCCCCTCCACAGGGGCTGTTGAGGAAGACGATGGATTCGTGGATATCCTGGAGACGGACTTAAAG GAAAATGATGTAGTCCCCCCAGGCATGGAGAGCCTCATTAGTGCCCCACTGGTCAAGAcctcagaaaaggaagaggaacag GACCTCATCATGTACAGCAAGTGCCAGCGGCTCTTCCGCTCTCCGTCCATGCCCTGCGGTGTGATCCGGCCCATCCTCAAGAGGCTGGAGCGCCCGCAGGACCGGGATCTGCCTGTACAGAACAAGCGGAAAAGGAGCGTGACTCCTCCAGAGGAGGAACTGCAGGAAGCTGAGGAACCC GCCTTCCTCCTACAGACTGTGGATGGAAAGCACCAAGACCTCAAGTACATCTCACCAGAAACG GTGGTGGCTCTGCTGACAGGCAAGTTCAGCCACATCGTGGAGAAGTTTGTGATTGTTGACTGCAGATACCCCTATGAGTATGAAGGCGGGCACATCAAG ACTGCTGTGAACCTGCCTCTGGAACGGGATGCCGAGACCTTCCTGCTACAGAGCCCCATCACACCCTGCAGCCTGGATAAGAGAATCATCCTCATTTTCCACTGTGAATTTTCATCTGAGCGGGGCCCCCGCAT GTGCCGTTTCATCAGGGAACGAGACAGAGCCTCCAACGACTACCCCAGCCTCTACTATCCTGAGATGTATATCCTCAAAGGCGGCTACAAGGACTTCTTCCCACAGCACCCG ACCTTCTGTGAGCCTCAAGACTACCGGCCCATGAACCATGAGGACTTCAAGGATGAAATGAAGACCTTCCGCCTCAAGACACGCAGCTGGGCTGGCGAGCGGAGCCGGCGAGAGCTTTGCAGCCGCCTGCAGGACCAGTGA
- the CDC25B gene encoding M-phase inducer phosphatase 2 isoform X4: MELPQPESVAGSALSPAGMRGGAQRPGHLPGLGLGAHGLLGSPERAAASSPVTTLTQTMHHLAGLGRFEQAIQAASRVIQNEQFAIRRFQSLPGRLLGHSPVLRNITNSQASGTWRKTEACDQAAHGSGEDKENDGFVFKMPGKLKHPSHSRALGEWASRREAFAQRPSSAPDLMCLTPERKMEVEELIPLARCQFSVTPSTGAVEEDDGFVDILETDLKENDVVPPGMESLISAPLVKTSEKEEEQDLIMYSKCQRLFRSPSMPCGVIRPILKRLERPQDRDLPVQNKRKRSVTPPEEELQEAEEPKARILRSKSLCHDEIENILDSDHRELIGDYSKAFLLQTVDGKHQDLKYISPETVVALLTGKFSHIVEKFVIVDCRYPYEYEGGHIKTAVNLPLERDAETFLLQSPITPCSLDKRIILIFHCEFSSERGPRMCRFIRERDRASNDYPSLYYPEMYILKGGYKDFFPQHPTFCEPQDYRPMNHEDFKDEMKTFRLKTRSWAGERSRRELCSRLQDQ, translated from the exons ATGGAGCTGCCCCAGCCGGAGTCCGTGGCAGGCTCGGCTCTCAGTCCGGCCGGCATGCGCGGTGGCGCCCAGCGTCCTGGCCACCTCCCGGGCCTCGGGCTGGGGGCTCATGGCCTCCTGGGGTCCCCGGAGCGCGCGGCCGCTTCCTCTCCGGTCACCACCCTCACCCAGACTATGCACCACCTCGCTGGGCTCGGCAG GTTTGAACAGGCCATCCAGGCAGCCAGCCGAGTTATTCAAAA TGAGCAGTTTGCCATCCGACGTTTCCAGTCCTTGCCG GGGAGGCTTCTGGGCCACAGTCCTGTGCTACggaacatcaccaactcccaagcgTCTGGCACCTGGAGGAAGACTGAGGCGTGTGACCAAGCTGCCCACGGCTCTGGGGAGGACAAAGAGAAT GATGGATTTGTCTTCAAGATGCCAGGGAAACTCAAACATCCCAGCCACTCCCGTGCTCTTGGGGAGTGGGCCAGCCGCAGAGAAGCCTTTGCCCAGAGGCCAAGCTCGGCTCCCGACCTGATG TGTCTCACCCCTGAGCGGAAGATGGAAGTCGAGGAACTGATCCCCCTGGCCCGATGCCAGTTCTCCGTGACCCCCTCCACAGGGGCTGTTGAGGAAGACGATGGATTCGTGGATATCCTGGAGACGGACTTAAAG GAAAATGATGTAGTCCCCCCAGGCATGGAGAGCCTCATTAGTGCCCCACTGGTCAAGAcctcagaaaaggaagaggaacag GACCTCATCATGTACAGCAAGTGCCAGCGGCTCTTCCGCTCTCCGTCCATGCCCTGCGGTGTGATCCGGCCCATCCTCAAGAGGCTGGAGCGCCCGCAGGACCGGGATCTGCCTGTACAGAACAAGCGGAAAAGGAGCGTGACTCCTCCAGAGGAGGAACTGCAGGAAGCTGAGGAACCC AAAGCCCGCATTCTCCGCTCAAAGTCTCTGTGTCATGATGAGATTGAGAATATCCTGGACAGTGACCACCGAGAACTGATCGGGGATTACTCCAAG GCCTTCCTCCTACAGACTGTGGATGGAAAGCACCAAGACCTCAAGTACATCTCACCAGAAACG GTGGTGGCTCTGCTGACAGGCAAGTTCAGCCACATCGTGGAGAAGTTTGTGATTGTTGACTGCAGATACCCCTATGAGTATGAAGGCGGGCACATCAAG ACTGCTGTGAACCTGCCTCTGGAACGGGATGCCGAGACCTTCCTGCTACAGAGCCCCATCACACCCTGCAGCCTGGATAAGAGAATCATCCTCATTTTCCACTGTGAATTTTCATCTGAGCGGGGCCCCCGCAT GTGCCGTTTCATCAGGGAACGAGACAGAGCCTCCAACGACTACCCCAGCCTCTACTATCCTGAGATGTATATCCTCAAAGGCGGCTACAAGGACTTCTTCCCACAGCACCCG ACCTTCTGTGAGCCTCAAGACTACCGGCCCATGAACCATGAGGACTTCAAGGATGAAATGAAGACCTTCCGCCTCAAGACACGCAGCTGGGCTGGCGAGCGGAGCCGGCGAGAGCTTTGCAGCCGCCTGCAGGACCAGTGA
- the CDC25B gene encoding M-phase inducer phosphatase 2 isoform X3 codes for MELPQPESVAGSALSPAGMRGGAQRPGHLPGLGLGAHGLLGSPERAAASSPVTTLTQTMHHLAGLGSETPKSQVGSLLTCLSLSRRASESSLSSESSESSDAGLCMDSPSPMDPNMAEQTFEQAIQAASRVIQNEQFAIRRFQSLPGRLLGHSPVLRNITNSQASGTWRKTEACDQAAHGSGEDKENDGFVFKMPGKLKHPSHSRALGEWASRREAFAQRPSSAPDLMCLTPERKMEVEELIPLARCQFSVTPSTGAVEEDDGFVDILETDLKENDVVPPGMESLISAPLVKTSEKEEEQDLIMYSKCQRLFRSPSMPCGVIRPILKRLERPQDRDLPVQNKRKRSVTPPEEELQEAEEPKARILRSKSLCHDEIENILDSDHRELIGDYSKAFLLQTVDGKHQDLKYISPETTAVNLPLERDAETFLLQSPITPCSLDKRIILIFHCEFSSERGPRMCRFIRERDRASNDYPSLYYPEMYILKGGYKDFFPQHPTFCEPQDYRPMNHEDFKDEMKTFRLKTRSWAGERSRRELCSRLQDQ; via the exons ATGGAGCTGCCCCAGCCGGAGTCCGTGGCAGGCTCGGCTCTCAGTCCGGCCGGCATGCGCGGTGGCGCCCAGCGTCCTGGCCACCTCCCGGGCCTCGGGCTGGGGGCTCATGGCCTCCTGGGGTCCCCGGAGCGCGCGGCCGCTTCCTCTCCGGTCACCACCCTCACCCAGACTATGCACCACCTCGCTGGGCTCGGCAG CGAGACCCCAAAGAGTCAGGTAGGCAGCCTGCTCACATGCCTATCCCTGTCCCGTCGGGCGTCTGAATCCTCCCTGTCGTCTGAGTCCTCTGAATCTTCTGATGCAG gTCTGTGCATGGACTCTCCCAGCCCTATGGACCCCAACATGGCAGAGCAGAC GTTTGAACAGGCCATCCAGGCAGCCAGCCGAGTTATTCAAAA TGAGCAGTTTGCCATCCGACGTTTCCAGTCCTTGCCG GGGAGGCTTCTGGGCCACAGTCCTGTGCTACggaacatcaccaactcccaagcgTCTGGCACCTGGAGGAAGACTGAGGCGTGTGACCAAGCTGCCCACGGCTCTGGGGAGGACAAAGAGAAT GATGGATTTGTCTTCAAGATGCCAGGGAAACTCAAACATCCCAGCCACTCCCGTGCTCTTGGGGAGTGGGCCAGCCGCAGAGAAGCCTTTGCCCAGAGGCCAAGCTCGGCTCCCGACCTGATG TGTCTCACCCCTGAGCGGAAGATGGAAGTCGAGGAACTGATCCCCCTGGCCCGATGCCAGTTCTCCGTGACCCCCTCCACAGGGGCTGTTGAGGAAGACGATGGATTCGTGGATATCCTGGAGACGGACTTAAAG GAAAATGATGTAGTCCCCCCAGGCATGGAGAGCCTCATTAGTGCCCCACTGGTCAAGAcctcagaaaaggaagaggaacag GACCTCATCATGTACAGCAAGTGCCAGCGGCTCTTCCGCTCTCCGTCCATGCCCTGCGGTGTGATCCGGCCCATCCTCAAGAGGCTGGAGCGCCCGCAGGACCGGGATCTGCCTGTACAGAACAAGCGGAAAAGGAGCGTGACTCCTCCAGAGGAGGAACTGCAGGAAGCTGAGGAACCC AAAGCCCGCATTCTCCGCTCAAAGTCTCTGTGTCATGATGAGATTGAGAATATCCTGGACAGTGACCACCGAGAACTGATCGGGGATTACTCCAAG GCCTTCCTCCTACAGACTGTGGATGGAAAGCACCAAGACCTCAAGTACATCTCACCAGAAACG ACTGCTGTGAACCTGCCTCTGGAACGGGATGCCGAGACCTTCCTGCTACAGAGCCCCATCACACCCTGCAGCCTGGATAAGAGAATCATCCTCATTTTCCACTGTGAATTTTCATCTGAGCGGGGCCCCCGCAT GTGCCGTTTCATCAGGGAACGAGACAGAGCCTCCAACGACTACCCCAGCCTCTACTATCCTGAGATGTATATCCTCAAAGGCGGCTACAAGGACTTCTTCCCACAGCACCCG ACCTTCTGTGAGCCTCAAGACTACCGGCCCATGAACCATGAGGACTTCAAGGATGAAATGAAGACCTTCCGCCTCAAGACACGCAGCTGGGCTGGCGAGCGGAGCCGGCGAGAGCTTTGCAGCCGCCTGCAGGACCAGTGA
- the CDC25B gene encoding M-phase inducer phosphatase 2 isoform X1 translates to MELPQPESVAGSALSPAGMRGGAQRPGHLPGLGLGAHGLLGSPERAAASSPVTTLTQTMHHLAGLGSETPKSQVGSLLTCLSLSRRASESSLSSESSESSDAGLCMDSPSPMDPNMAEQTFEQAIQAASRVIQNEQFAIRRFQSLPGRLLGHSPVLRNITNSQASGTWRKTEACDQAAHGSGEDKENDGFVFKMPGKLKHPSHSRALGEWASRREAFAQRPSSAPDLMCLTPERKMEVEELIPLARCQFSVTPSTGAVEEDDGFVDILETDLKENDVVPPGMESLISAPLVKTSEKEEEQDLIMYSKCQRLFRSPSMPCGVIRPILKRLERPQDRDLPVQNKRKRSVTPPEEELQEAEEPKARILRSKSLCHDEIENILDSDHRELIGDYSKAFLLQTVDGKHQDLKYISPETVVALLTGKFSHIVEKFVIVDCRYPYEYEGGHIKTAVNLPLERDAETFLLQSPITPCSLDKRIILIFHCEFSSERGPRMCRFIRERDRASNDYPSLYYPEMYILKGGYKDFFPQHPTFCEPQDYRPMNHEDFKDEMKTFRLKTRSWAGERSRRELCSRLQDQ, encoded by the exons ATGGAGCTGCCCCAGCCGGAGTCCGTGGCAGGCTCGGCTCTCAGTCCGGCCGGCATGCGCGGTGGCGCCCAGCGTCCTGGCCACCTCCCGGGCCTCGGGCTGGGGGCTCATGGCCTCCTGGGGTCCCCGGAGCGCGCGGCCGCTTCCTCTCCGGTCACCACCCTCACCCAGACTATGCACCACCTCGCTGGGCTCGGCAG CGAGACCCCAAAGAGTCAGGTAGGCAGCCTGCTCACATGCCTATCCCTGTCCCGTCGGGCGTCTGAATCCTCCCTGTCGTCTGAGTCCTCTGAATCTTCTGATGCAG gTCTGTGCATGGACTCTCCCAGCCCTATGGACCCCAACATGGCAGAGCAGAC GTTTGAACAGGCCATCCAGGCAGCCAGCCGAGTTATTCAAAA TGAGCAGTTTGCCATCCGACGTTTCCAGTCCTTGCCG GGGAGGCTTCTGGGCCACAGTCCTGTGCTACggaacatcaccaactcccaagcgTCTGGCACCTGGAGGAAGACTGAGGCGTGTGACCAAGCTGCCCACGGCTCTGGGGAGGACAAAGAGAAT GATGGATTTGTCTTCAAGATGCCAGGGAAACTCAAACATCCCAGCCACTCCCGTGCTCTTGGGGAGTGGGCCAGCCGCAGAGAAGCCTTTGCCCAGAGGCCAAGCTCGGCTCCCGACCTGATG TGTCTCACCCCTGAGCGGAAGATGGAAGTCGAGGAACTGATCCCCCTGGCCCGATGCCAGTTCTCCGTGACCCCCTCCACAGGGGCTGTTGAGGAAGACGATGGATTCGTGGATATCCTGGAGACGGACTTAAAG GAAAATGATGTAGTCCCCCCAGGCATGGAGAGCCTCATTAGTGCCCCACTGGTCAAGAcctcagaaaaggaagaggaacag GACCTCATCATGTACAGCAAGTGCCAGCGGCTCTTCCGCTCTCCGTCCATGCCCTGCGGTGTGATCCGGCCCATCCTCAAGAGGCTGGAGCGCCCGCAGGACCGGGATCTGCCTGTACAGAACAAGCGGAAAAGGAGCGTGACTCCTCCAGAGGAGGAACTGCAGGAAGCTGAGGAACCC AAAGCCCGCATTCTCCGCTCAAAGTCTCTGTGTCATGATGAGATTGAGAATATCCTGGACAGTGACCACCGAGAACTGATCGGGGATTACTCCAAG GCCTTCCTCCTACAGACTGTGGATGGAAAGCACCAAGACCTCAAGTACATCTCACCAGAAACG GTGGTGGCTCTGCTGACAGGCAAGTTCAGCCACATCGTGGAGAAGTTTGTGATTGTTGACTGCAGATACCCCTATGAGTATGAAGGCGGGCACATCAAG ACTGCTGTGAACCTGCCTCTGGAACGGGATGCCGAGACCTTCCTGCTACAGAGCCCCATCACACCCTGCAGCCTGGATAAGAGAATCATCCTCATTTTCCACTGTGAATTTTCATCTGAGCGGGGCCCCCGCAT GTGCCGTTTCATCAGGGAACGAGACAGAGCCTCCAACGACTACCCCAGCCTCTACTATCCTGAGATGTATATCCTCAAAGGCGGCTACAAGGACTTCTTCCCACAGCACCCG ACCTTCTGTGAGCCTCAAGACTACCGGCCCATGAACCATGAGGACTTCAAGGATGAAATGAAGACCTTCCGCCTCAAGACACGCAGCTGGGCTGGCGAGCGGAGCCGGCGAGAGCTTTGCAGCCGCCTGCAGGACCAGTGA